The Stappia sp. genome window below encodes:
- a CDS encoding Mrp/NBP35 family ATP-binding protein: protein MPTREDVLKELAKVKGPDLKGDIVSLGLVSDVFITDGRVIFSITVPAERAEELEPLRQAAEKVVGKLPGVEKVLAALTSERAKGSGPAPAAPVRPAPKPGEAGSVPPPMQGRGPAGGEAKTEKPGVPGVKAIIAVASGKGGVGKSTTTCNLALALQANGLKVGVLDADIYGPSIPRLFRVTGRPEPVSGRILKPLEGYGVKVMSMGFLVEEETPMIWRGPMVISAITQMLREVAWGELDVLVVDMPPGTGDAQLTMAQNVPLAGAVIVSTPQDLALIDARKGLNMFRRVDVPLLGIVENMSYFLCPDCGGRHDIFGHGGARIEAEKLGVPFLGEVPLDMAIRENSDAGTPVTVTDPDGAHATIYKDIAAKVWAEVERHRETGERAAPKIVIES, encoded by the coding sequence ATGCCGACGCGCGAGGACGTGCTCAAGGAACTTGCGAAGGTCAAGGGACCGGATCTCAAGGGGGACATCGTCTCGCTCGGACTGGTGTCGGATGTGTTCATCACCGACGGCCGGGTGATCTTCTCGATCACCGTTCCGGCCGAGCGCGCGGAGGAACTCGAGCCCCTGCGTCAGGCCGCCGAGAAGGTCGTCGGAAAGCTTCCCGGGGTCGAAAAGGTGCTGGCCGCGCTCACCTCCGAACGGGCGAAGGGCTCGGGGCCGGCGCCGGCAGCGCCGGTGCGCCCGGCCCCGAAGCCGGGTGAGGCGGGCAGCGTGCCGCCGCCGATGCAGGGGCGCGGCCCCGCCGGCGGCGAGGCGAAGACCGAAAAGCCGGGCGTGCCCGGCGTGAAGGCGATCATCGCGGTCGCTTCCGGCAAGGGCGGCGTCGGCAAGTCCACCACGACCTGCAACCTGGCGCTCGCCCTGCAGGCCAACGGGCTGAAGGTCGGCGTGCTCGACGCCGACATCTACGGCCCCTCGATCCCGCGTCTGTTTCGCGTCACCGGGCGCCCGGAGCCCGTGTCGGGGCGTATCCTCAAGCCGCTGGAGGGCTACGGCGTGAAGGTCATGTCGATGGGCTTCCTCGTTGAAGAGGAAACCCCGATGATCTGGCGCGGGCCGATGGTGATCTCGGCGATCACGCAGATGCTGCGCGAGGTGGCCTGGGGCGAGCTCGATGTGCTCGTCGTCGACATGCCGCCCGGCACGGGCGACGCGCAGCTCACCATGGCGCAGAATGTGCCGCTCGCCGGAGCGGTGATCGTGTCGACGCCGCAGGATCTGGCGCTGATCGACGCCCGCAAGGGGCTGAACATGTTCCGCCGTGTCGACGTGCCGCTGCTCGGCATCGTGGAGAACATGAGCTACTTCCTGTGCCCGGATTGCGGCGGTCGCCATGACATCTTCGGTCATGGCGGCGCGCGAATCGAGGCGGAGAAGCTCGGCGTGCCCTTCCTCGGCGAGGTGCCGCTCGACATGGCGATTCGCGAAAACTCCGATGCCGGCACGCCGGTGACCGTCACCGATCCCGACGGCGCGCATGCGACGATCTACAAGGACATCGCGGCGAAGGTCTGGGCGGAGGTGGAGCGTCACCGCGAGACGGGCGAACGCGCCGCGCCGAAGATCGTGATCGAGAGCTGA
- a CDS encoding BLUF domain-containing protein, translated as MTVTRLCYRSTPNFADMTGTLDEEIDRLLLTARRNNARDGVTGALLLAGTTYFQILEGPQEAVTYTFRRIARDRRHMDLTLIDERDDTARLVPGRSLYFADTMDAYDGVLASLILPIANAPELVSYEDLASLVMFSANRAARDTPMLDVMSA; from the coding sequence ATGACCGTGACACGGCTTTGCTATCGCAGCACGCCGAATTTCGCCGACATGACCGGCACGCTGGACGAGGAAATCGACCGGCTGCTGCTGACCGCGCGGCGCAACAACGCGCGCGACGGCGTCACGGGCGCGCTGCTGCTGGCCGGCACCACCTATTTTCAGATCCTGGAGGGGCCCCAGGAGGCGGTGACGTACACCTTCCGGCGAATCGCCCGCGATCGCCGGCACATGGACCTCACGCTGATCGACGAGCGCGACGACACGGCCCGCCTGGTGCCCGGCCGCTCGCTCTATTTCGCCGACACGATGGACGCCTACGACGGGGTTCTCGCAAGCCTCATCCTTCCGATCGCCAATGCGCCCGAACTCGTGAGCTACGAAGATCTCGCCTCTCTGGTGATGTTCAGCGCCAATCGCGCCGCGCGCGACACGCCGATGCTCGATGTCATGAGCGCCTAG
- a CDS encoding twin-arginine translocation signal domain-containing protein — MKRKDTAAEADRRSFLKLAGLGAVAGSATLVTGGRAEAAEVVSETAAGYRETDHVKTFYASARF; from the coding sequence ATGAAACGCAAGGACACCGCCGCCGAGGCGGATCGGCGCAGCTTCCTGAAGCTGGCCGGTCTCGGAGCGGTCGCCGGATCGGCGACGCTGGTGACGGGCGGCCGCGCGGAGGCTGCCGAGGTCGTCTCGGAGACGGCCGCCGGCTACCGCGAGACGGACCACGTCAAGACGTTCTACGCGTCCGCGCGCTTCTGA
- the fdhD gene encoding formate dehydrogenase accessory sulfurtransferase FdhD, with translation MTLPDPGTATLPDFHIRPDPDDARLSQPVSGLDQDGNPVEVRVVSERALTLFLNAQEIVTMMTIGDRPDLLAVGYLLNQNMLRPDDEITGIDYDEDLEVVVVRTARATDYEEKMKKKVRTSGCAQGTVFGDVMERFDDISLAPDARLRTSWLYALTKKINTQPSLYLAAGAIHGCVLCQEDRAVAYMEDVGRHNAVDKIAGWMWLNGIPAEDKIFYTTGRLTSEMVIKTAMMGIPILVSRSGFTAWGVELARRVGLTLVGRARGQRFVVLSGAERIDYDMPASAAEREDARHRRKGARREGDAA, from the coding sequence GTGACCCTGCCCGACCCCGGCACAGCGACCCTGCCCGATTTCCACATCCGTCCCGATCCCGACGACGCGCGCCTGTCGCAGCCCGTGTCCGGGCTCGATCAGGACGGCAATCCGGTGGAGGTGCGGGTGGTCAGCGAACGCGCGCTGACGCTCTTCCTGAACGCGCAGGAGATCGTCACCATGATGACGATCGGCGACCGGCCGGACCTGCTCGCCGTCGGCTATCTGCTCAACCAGAACATGCTCAGGCCCGACGACGAGATCACCGGCATCGACTACGACGAGGATCTCGAGGTGGTTGTCGTGCGCACGGCGCGCGCCACCGACTATGAGGAGAAGATGAAGAAGAAGGTGCGCACCTCCGGCTGCGCGCAAGGCACGGTCTTCGGCGACGTGATGGAGCGCTTCGACGACATCTCGCTCGCCCCCGACGCGCGGCTCAGGACCTCCTGGCTATACGCGCTGACGAAGAAGATCAACACCCAGCCCTCGCTCTATCTCGCCGCCGGCGCCATCCACGGCTGCGTGCTGTGTCAGGAGGACCGCGCGGTCGCCTACATGGAAGACGTCGGCCGGCACAACGCGGTCGACAAGATCGCCGGCTGGATGTGGCTGAACGGCATTCCGGCCGAGGACAAGATCTTCTACACCACCGGCCGGCTGACGTCGGAAATGGTGATCAAGACGGCGATGATGGGCATTCCGATTCTCGTGTCGCGCTCCGGCTTCACCGCCTGGGGCGTGGAGCTCGCCCGCCGCGTCGGGCTGACGCTGGTGGGCCGCGCGCGAGGACAGCGCTTCGTGGTGCTGTCGGGCGCGGAACGGATCGACTACGACATGCCGGCAAGTGCGGCGGAGCGCGAGGACGCCCGCCACCGGCGCAAGGGCGCGCGCCGCGAGGGGGACGCGGCATGA
- a CDS encoding BLUF domain-containing protein, with protein MPLHALSFTAGIDWSAMRQPADVEIDQALSRARRINRLNGVTGAILLYPTRLVQWLEGPQAGLAESLACARADARLTDLQVISEGAVDTRMFAESWLLFADLRAANACPTAFLATLANGTAPIGCEEMREGLRSISARLAPARHTHAAMLV; from the coding sequence ATGCCCCTTCACGCGCTGAGCTTCACCGCCGGCATCGACTGGTCGGCGATGCGCCAACCGGCCGACGTCGAGATCGATCAGGCGCTGTCGCGCGCCCGCCGGATCAACCGGCTCAACGGCGTCACCGGCGCCATCCTGCTGTACCCCACCCGCCTCGTGCAGTGGCTGGAGGGACCGCAGGCCGGCCTCGCCGAAAGCCTCGCCTGCGCGCGCGCCGACGCCCGGCTGACCGACCTTCAGGTGATCAGCGAGGGCGCGGTCGACACGCGGATGTTCGCCGAAAGCTGGCTCCTGTTCGCCGACCTGCGCGCGGCGAACGCCTGCCCCACCGCCTTTCTCGCGACGCTGGCCAACGGCACCGCGCCGATCGGCTGCGAGGAGATGCGCGAGGGCCTGCGCTCGATCTCGGCCCGTCTCGCCCCGGCGCGTCACACCCACGCGGCGATGCTGGTGTGA
- a CDS encoding molecular chaperone TorD family protein, which produces MMETEPTTRAVVSEGDGQNIGHAGDIARTVYDEDRDRIAIYGILSSALEAAPTREWLDVVAGLSGDDSALGAAIGGLARAAAQADEASLRREYHDLFIGVGRGEFVPYGSYYLTGFLNEKPLALLRQDMRRFGIERDPQVKEPEDHIAAECQMMAGLIEGTFGDGAPDAAARFFRAHLATWAPYFFKDLEASETGRLYPALGRLGRVFMELEEQADALFESRHDAG; this is translated from the coding sequence ATGATGGAAACGGAACCGACGACGCGCGCGGTCGTGTCGGAGGGCGATGGGCAGAACATCGGGCATGCAGGCGACATCGCCCGAACTGTATACGACGAGGACCGGGATCGGATCGCGATCTACGGGATCCTGTCGAGCGCGCTCGAAGCCGCGCCGACGCGGGAGTGGCTCGACGTGGTGGCGGGTCTGTCCGGTGACGACAGCGCGCTCGGGGCGGCGATTGGCGGTCTCGCGCGCGCGGCCGCGCAAGCGGACGAGGCATCGCTGCGCCGCGAGTACCACGATCTCTTCATCGGCGTCGGGCGGGGCGAATTCGTTCCCTACGGCTCCTATTATCTGACCGGCTTCCTGAACGAGAAACCGCTGGCGCTGCTGCGTCAGGACATGCGGCGCTTCGGCATCGAGCGGGATCCGCAGGTGAAGGAGCCGGAAGACCACATCGCGGCGGAATGCCAGATGATGGCGGGTCTGATCGAGGGAACCTTCGGCGATGGCGCGCCGGATGCGGCGGCGCGATTCTTCCGCGCCCATCTGGCGACCTGGGCGCCGTATTTCTTCAAGGACCTGGAAGCGTCCGAAACGGGGCGGCTGTACCCGGCGCTCGGGCGGCTTGGCCGGGTCTTCATGGAACTCGAGGAACAGGCGGATGCCCTGTTCGAGTCCCGGCACGATGCCGGGTGA